The following coding sequences are from one Nonlabens arenilitoris window:
- a CDS encoding FkbM family methyltransferase: protein MNKILALYAHIFSKKIFFKLNYFLFHVGLRGMGILNYTSFSVSGEKFLIDFLKKNHSLDLVLDVGANDGNYTAFYMDYSKQVYCFEPHPNTSSKLIERFKNNKKIKVIPKGLSDTQLKTVIYDYAQDNGSSHASLYAEVITDIHNSQMVEVPIELDTLNRVARELHIKHINLLKIDTEGNEYKCLKGASELLKNNLVDVIHFEFNEMNVYSGVFMKDFVELLPNFNLYRLLPSGFLPIAYKSDRPLRYEIFAFQNIVAFRKDIDTLIK, encoded by the coding sequence ATGAATAAAATTCTTGCTCTTTACGCTCATATATTCTCTAAAAAGATTTTTTTTAAATTAAACTATTTCCTATTTCATGTAGGTTTAAGAGGAATGGGAATTCTTAATTATACTAGCTTTAGTGTAAGTGGCGAGAAATTTTTAATTGACTTTCTTAAGAAAAATCACAGTTTAGATTTAGTACTTGATGTAGGTGCAAATGATGGAAACTATACAGCATTCTATATGGATTACTCAAAGCAAGTTTATTGTTTTGAACCACACCCTAATACTTCTAGCAAACTCATAGAACGCTTTAAAAACAATAAAAAGATTAAAGTGATTCCTAAAGGACTGTCTGACACACAACTTAAAACTGTCATTTACGATTATGCACAAGATAATGGATCTTCCCACGCTTCTTTATATGCTGAGGTGATTACAGATATCCATAACTCGCAGATGGTAGAAGTCCCAATAGAACTCGATACTTTGAATAGAGTTGCCCGAGAATTGCATATCAAACATATCAATTTACTCAAAATTGATACAGAAGGAAATGAATACAAATGTCTCAAAGGAGCTAGCGAATTATTAAAAAATAATCTGGTGGATGTAATTCATTTTGAATTTAATGAGATGAATGTTTACAGTGGTGTATTTATGAAAGACTTTGTAGAATTGTTACCTAACTTTAATTTATACAGACTTTTACCATCAGGTTTTTTACCTATTGCTTATAAATCTGATAGGCCACTGCGATATGAGATTTTTGCATTTCAAAATATAGTCGCTTTTAGAAAAGATATTGATACTCTTATAAAATAA
- a CDS encoding glycosyltransferase, whose translation MLWQTGFWKEVFKDNVLVLSLNPRVLSHWVILLLRSLSRKRTILWGHAWPRSGQKSKSDNLRHLMRSLASEIIVYTEQQKEELKLKMPQKKITAAPNAVLFKNEMSCDTATEVNDIIYVGRLIADKKPLLLYHGFKKVLKELPEATKLVIIGNGPERAKLLELSKKDGIEHRVFIPGEVTKASLLKEYYKKSLVSASPGYVGLSITQSLGYGVPMIIARDENHSPELEAVKDGFNAKFFNSNDEDSLAQGLISFFENKEKWLKLRKEIVEDCSIRYSIEAMTATFINLLK comes from the coding sequence TTGTTGTGGCAAACTGGATTTTGGAAAGAAGTTTTTAAGGATAACGTGCTCGTACTTAGTTTAAATCCACGAGTTCTTTCACATTGGGTGATATTGTTATTGAGATCGCTTTCGCGAAAGCGAACTATACTATGGGGACACGCATGGCCACGATCTGGACAGAAATCAAAATCAGATAATTTACGTCATCTCATGAGATCACTTGCTAGTGAGATCATAGTTTATACAGAACAACAAAAGGAAGAACTTAAACTTAAAATGCCACAGAAAAAGATTACAGCAGCACCTAATGCGGTTCTTTTTAAAAATGAAATGTCGTGTGACACTGCTACTGAGGTCAATGACATTATTTATGTTGGTCGTTTAATTGCAGATAAGAAACCGCTCTTACTTTATCACGGTTTCAAGAAAGTTCTTAAAGAACTTCCAGAAGCTACCAAACTGGTAATTATAGGCAATGGACCAGAACGTGCAAAATTGCTTGAATTAAGTAAAAAAGATGGTATTGAACATAGAGTGTTCATTCCTGGAGAGGTTACTAAGGCGAGTTTACTCAAGGAGTATTATAAAAAGTCTCTTGTAAGCGCATCTCCTGGTTATGTAGGTTTAAGTATAACGCAAAGTCTAGGTTATGGAGTGCCTATGATTATAGCACGTGATGAAAATCATAGTCCAGAGTTAGAAGCGGTAAAAGATGGTTTTAATGCAAAATTTTTTAATTCAAATGATGAAGATAGTCTTGCTCAAGGTCTTATTTCATTTTTTGAAAATAAAGAAAAGTGGTTGAAGCTTAGAAAAGAAATAGTTGAGGATTGTAGTATTAGATACTCTATAGAGGCTATGACAGCAACATTTATTAATTTACTTAAATAA
- the wzy gene encoding O-antigen polysaccharide polymerase Wzy, protein MKKVLFLLPLAGVILCVDYYKNANITTQKLIIVTTMLLFLLGLLFLFKNPLTEKRNALGPIYLLLLFLFVPKLLNSNVKSTLLLFVVMIIGFPLSQFLTHIDYGFDEILSNPSLLFAKNQLSEGYMSLNYDAFINIGVVMEHVEFDGLSYGYQLLSALLFFVPRSLWITKPDASGLIVGNHVIDHYNFYFANLSNPYIAEGYMNFGIIGIIVMAIILALSIVYFLTWLNSSNLFKKSIAFYFAMHLLFLLRGDFTNGFSYFIGTLIGLYILPNFIFKFYHFIFKQKL, encoded by the coding sequence GTGAAAAAAGTACTTTTTTTACTACCGCTTGCTGGGGTAATTCTTTGCGTTGATTATTATAAAAACGCCAACATAACTACTCAAAAATTGATTATAGTAACTACTATGTTACTTTTTCTTCTCGGTTTACTATTCCTTTTCAAAAATCCTTTAACCGAGAAAAGAAATGCACTAGGGCCTATTTATCTTTTATTATTATTCTTATTTGTACCTAAACTACTCAACAGTAATGTGAAATCTACTTTGCTACTATTTGTGGTGATGATCATAGGCTTCCCGCTTTCTCAATTTTTAACTCATATAGATTATGGATTTGATGAGATATTGAGTAACCCTAGTTTACTATTTGCAAAAAATCAATTGAGTGAAGGATACATGTCACTAAACTATGACGCATTTATAAATATAGGAGTAGTGATGGAGCACGTAGAATTTGATGGACTATCTTATGGGTATCAATTGTTGAGTGCTTTATTGTTTTTTGTCCCTAGAAGTTTATGGATCACAAAACCAGATGCATCGGGATTAATAGTAGGGAATCATGTGATAGATCACTATAATTTTTATTTTGCAAACCTATCTAATCCTTATATTGCTGAAGGCTATATGAATTTTGGCATCATAGGCATCATCGTTATGGCTATTATACTTGCATTGAGTATAGTCTATTTTCTAACATGGCTTAATAGCTCTAATCTATTTAAAAAATCAATTGCTTTTTATTTTGCGATGCATTTACTGTTTTTATTAAGAGGCGATTTTACAAATGGATTCTCTTATTTTATAGGTACTTTAATTGGCTTATACATTTTACCTAATTTTATTTTTAAGTTTTATCACTTTATTTTCAAACAAAAGTTATGA
- a CDS encoding O-antigen ligase family protein: protein MSFKEKLMFYLPQLILVCCILLFLTPIIPRGIRPVIVVILLIGSILSYYNAKQPFRWSNFLLNSSLIFIYAISLIYTEDVEYGIRKISTASTLLIFPLIFSFMSKRCIRYILDKRYMLMWLFIVATVLLCIGAFLKFMTHYSFNDSILHYPNIIRSDLGGWKIHPIYLSMHIGVSVIFSLVIFNKGVNWKRLLCLILLDIILIIFLMIMIKKGPIIALILGIAFLTLVFKNKKLFIISGLVAAVIICTIAVNPKVQSRFAELLQVQNAKDDITSSTNIRYSIYQCAFDMLPDAGLIGYGIGDGKNVLIECFQEQAAFLASHKYNSHNQYLGLVLNVGYLGLILFVVFLLYHMIRAFSRKNYLLIAVVLFYCMVMFSENILERENGVWFFALFVNLFIMLDWNLTKIDKEPTSIDKLIK, encoded by the coding sequence ATGAGTTTTAAAGAAAAACTTATGTTTTACTTACCGCAGCTCATATTAGTCTGCTGTATACTATTGTTTCTTACACCTATCATCCCACGTGGTATTAGACCTGTGATAGTAGTTATTTTGTTGATTGGTTCTATTTTGAGCTATTACAATGCAAAGCAACCATTTAGATGGTCCAATTTTCTATTGAACTCTTCATTAATATTTATATATGCAATCAGTTTAATCTATACTGAGGATGTAGAATACGGAATTAGAAAAATAAGTACTGCATCAACTTTATTGATATTTCCGTTAATTTTTTCATTTATGAGTAAACGATGTATTCGATATATACTTGATAAACGATATATGTTGATGTGGTTGTTTATAGTGGCCACTGTACTTTTATGTATAGGTGCCTTTTTAAAATTCATGACTCATTACAGTTTTAATGATAGTATTTTACATTACCCTAATATTATAAGATCTGATTTAGGAGGATGGAAAATTCACCCTATCTATTTGAGTATGCATATAGGTGTTTCGGTTATTTTCTCTCTTGTAATTTTTAATAAAGGTGTGAACTGGAAACGTTTATTATGTCTCATCCTTTTAGATATCATTCTGATTATATTTTTAATGATTATGATTAAAAAAGGACCTATTATCGCCCTCATTTTAGGAATCGCTTTTTTAACGTTAGTTTTTAAGAATAAAAAATTATTCATAATATCAGGTCTAGTAGCAGCTGTTATAATTTGTACAATTGCTGTAAATCCTAAAGTACAATCTAGATTTGCAGAATTATTACAGGTTCAAAATGCCAAAGATGATATTACTAGCTCTACTAACATTAGGTATTCAATTTATCAATGTGCTTTTGATATGCTACCAGACGCTGGATTAATTGGCTATGGTATAGGTGATGGTAAAAATGTATTAATTGAATGTTTTCAAGAACAAGCTGCCTTTCTAGCGTCTCACAAGTATAATTCTCATAATCAGTATCTGGGCTTAGTCCTTAATGTAGGCTACCTAGGTCTTATCCTTTTTGTAGTTTTTTTACTTTATCATATGATTAGAGCATTTTCAAGAAAAAATTATCTGTTAATAGCAGTAGTATTATTCTATTGTATGGTTATGTTTTCTGAGAATATATTAGAAAGAGAAAATGGAGTTTGGTTTTTTGCGTTATTTGTTAACCTATTTATTATGCTGGATTGGAATCTTACTAAAATTGATAAGGAACCTACTTCAATTGACAAATTAATAAAATAA
- a CDS encoding glycosyltransferase, translating into MQLYHIAEDVSKASGGVRTVVKDIHSQFPASKVWTTRKEKGDLNILEFAGSGPWLYSKKLKEHLEKIEETSMLHIHGVWMHAQYTAARIAARRNLPFIISPHGMFEPWLWKQGTIKKKIYFKALAYPVFSKAEFIHAITPNEQKNLQALFPKAKVICIPNAIEIENVFKKNNPKRPYFLFLGRIHPVKGIKILIEVFKSLKSLDFDLKIAGPENDYSYELKALSQSDSRIQFLGSVRGEEKKKLYRNAHTFIAPSYSEVVGMVNLEAAMMSTPVITTHQTGLLKEWNENGGFLINPTFNELKEAILKSSNWNEEERELKGSQLRDFVIQEYSWKVNKPKWEALYKMLK; encoded by the coding sequence ATGCAGCTATACCATATTGCAGAGGATGTTTCAAAAGCTAGTGGTGGAGTACGTACGGTTGTTAAGGATATTCATTCGCAGTTTCCAGCGTCAAAAGTATGGACTACCAGAAAGGAAAAAGGAGATCTTAATATTCTAGAATTTGCTGGTTCTGGACCATGGCTATATTCAAAGAAATTGAAAGAGCATTTAGAAAAAATAGAAGAAACCAGTATGTTACACATACACGGCGTCTGGATGCATGCTCAATACACCGCTGCTAGAATTGCCGCTAGAAGAAACTTACCCTTTATAATTTCACCACACGGTATGTTTGAACCTTGGCTTTGGAAACAAGGGACTATTAAAAAAAAGATATACTTTAAAGCACTGGCTTATCCTGTTTTTTCAAAAGCTGAATTCATTCATGCAATAACACCTAACGAGCAAAAAAACTTACAAGCATTATTTCCAAAAGCAAAAGTCATTTGTATTCCTAACGCAATTGAAATTGAAAATGTATTCAAAAAAAATAATCCAAAAAGGCCATATTTTTTATTCTTAGGGCGCATCCATCCTGTTAAAGGGATCAAAATCCTTATTGAGGTTTTTAAATCTCTTAAATCTCTTGATTTTGATCTTAAAATTGCTGGCCCAGAAAACGATTATAGCTACGAATTAAAAGCGCTTTCTCAATCTGATAGTCGTATCCAGTTTCTAGGATCTGTAAGAGGAGAAGAGAAAAAAAAGCTCTATAGAAACGCCCATACATTTATTGCACCCAGTTATTCAGAAGTAGTTGGAATGGTAAATCTAGAAGCCGCGATGATGAGCACACCTGTCATTACAACACATCAAACAGGATTATTAAAGGAGTGGAATGAGAATGGTGGTTTCTTAATAAATCCTACTTTTAATGAATTAAAAGAGGCTATTTTGAAATCCTCTAACTGGAATGAAGAAGAACGAGAATTGAAAGGAAGTCAATTGCGTGATTTTGTAATTCAAGAATATTCTTGGAAAGTAAATAAGCCTAAATGGGAAGCTTTGTATAAAATGTTGAAATAA
- a CDS encoding putative colanic acid biosynthesis acetyltransferase: MQSQHYSFLKNYQQLDQFELPPNFRGRGAVTVQLWWLVQSTLFALSPQFMYGWRRFLLRSFGAQIGKKVIIRPTVKTQFPWKVSIGDYSWIGDDVVLYSLGEIEIGTNVVISQKSYICTGTHNPQAIKFDIYGHKITIEDQCWIATDVYIAPGITIGRGTLVGARSSVFKNLPAGKVCLGSPAQVIKDR; the protein is encoded by the coding sequence TTGCAATCTCAACACTACAGCTTTTTGAAAAACTACCAGCAACTAGACCAGTTTGAATTACCGCCCAACTTTCGTGGTCGTGGTGCAGTAACGGTGCAATTATGGTGGTTAGTACAAAGTACACTTTTTGCTTTGTCACCGCAATTTATGTATGGTTGGCGCAGATTTTTATTACGTTCTTTTGGAGCGCAAATCGGTAAAAAAGTGATCATTAGACCTACGGTTAAAACCCAATTCCCATGGAAAGTTTCTATAGGTGATTACAGCTGGATAGGTGATGATGTGGTGCTTTATAGTCTAGGTGAAATAGAAATAGGTACAAACGTAGTCATTTCTCAAAAATCATACATCTGCACAGGAACTCACAATCCACAAGCCATAAAGTTTGATATCTACGGCCATAAAATTACTATAGAAGATCAATGCTGGATTGCAACAGACGTTTATATCGCACCAGGAATAACTATAGGCCGCGGCACGTTAGTAGGCGCACGCAGCAGCGTTTTTAAAAACCTTCCAGCAGGTAAAGTATGTTTAGGAAGTCCTGCACAAGTGATAAAAGATAGATAA
- a CDS encoding WcaI family glycosyltransferase, whose translation MKGKHITFIGLNYAPEDTAIGLYSTQMVEALTSAGATVNVVTAFPYYPQWKIAQAYKDQPNYLQEEYKGAKLYRYKQYVPETPTFLKRIIHILSFTKGSFFNLRKIKEADLVISIIPFTSSAWLAGYHARTHKAKSWIHIQDFEFDAALQSGLSSGGKKLIFKYLFGLEKRILNKANTISTISHNMIAKLESKTSQPHYYLPNWIDENQVNPATAKQHSYLRSDKFKLLYSGNVGDKQDWDFFSAFAKALPTQHYDIIIVGAGAKYQKLKDTTNQENIHFYDPVPFEELSDLLCSADAHFLFQKTEVLDTVMPSKLLGMMASEKPSLVLGNAKSEVKQVMELANAGCYLTTANVETAVNQLENWRLNQEARLQIGKEARCYVTQHFARKPILDNWVDQLTALLDS comes from the coding sequence TTGAAAGGAAAACACATTACATTCATAGGGCTCAACTATGCGCCAGAAGACACAGCCATAGGTCTGTATTCTACTCAAATGGTAGAAGCACTCACAAGTGCTGGCGCAACCGTAAATGTCGTTACAGCCTTTCCTTATTATCCGCAGTGGAAAATAGCGCAAGCCTATAAAGACCAGCCCAATTATCTTCAAGAAGAATATAAAGGCGCAAAACTCTACCGTTATAAGCAGTATGTGCCAGAAACGCCTACTTTTTTAAAACGCATCATTCATATTTTGAGTTTTACTAAAGGAAGTTTTTTCAATCTTAGAAAGATTAAAGAAGCAGATCTAGTCATTTCTATTATTCCGTTTACGTCCAGTGCATGGCTTGCAGGATATCATGCAAGAACTCACAAAGCAAAAAGTTGGATTCACATACAGGATTTTGAATTTGATGCCGCATTACAATCGGGTTTGTCTAGTGGTGGAAAAAAGTTGATTTTCAAGTATCTTTTTGGTCTTGAAAAACGCATTTTAAATAAGGCAAACACGATTAGTACCATAAGTCATAATATGATTGCAAAACTGGAATCCAAAACCAGCCAGCCACATTATTACTTGCCTAACTGGATTGATGAAAATCAAGTAAACCCAGCGACTGCAAAGCAGCATTCTTACTTACGCAGTGATAAATTTAAATTGCTTTATAGTGGTAATGTAGGAGATAAGCAAGATTGGGATTTTTTCTCCGCTTTCGCGAAAGCGTTACCAACACAACATTATGACATTATCATCGTAGGTGCTGGAGCAAAATACCAGAAGTTAAAGGATACTACAAACCAAGAAAATATTCACTTTTACGATCCAGTTCCTTTTGAAGAACTCTCAGATTTACTGTGTAGTGCTGATGCGCATTTTTTGTTTCAAAAAACCGAAGTGCTCGATACTGTAATGCCGTCTAAACTGTTAGGCATGATGGCTAGCGAGAAGCCTTCTCTAGTTTTAGGAAATGCAAAGTCTGAAGTAAAACAGGTGATGGAACTTGCAAATGCAGGTTGCTATCTCACTACTGCAAATGTTGAAACTGCCGTCAATCAATTAGAAAACTGGCGATTAAATCAAGAAGCAAGATTGCAAATAGGAAAAGAAGCAAGGTGTTATGTAACGCAACATTTTGCACGCAAACCTATATTAGACAATTGGGTAGATCAACTCACAGCATTACTGGACAGCTAG
- a CDS encoding UDP-glucuronic acid decarboxylase family protein, whose translation MKKRVLITGAAGFLGSHLCDRFIKEGYRVVAMDNLITGDLKNIEHLFPLEQFEFYHNDVSNYVHVAGELDYILHFASPASPIDYLKIPIQTLKVGSLGTHNLLGLAKAKNARILIASTSEIYGDPLVHPQSEDYYGNVNTIGPRGVYDEAKRFQESITMAYHRFHGLETRIVRIFNTYGPRMRLNDGRVIPAFMGQALRGEDITVFGDGKQTRSFCYVDDQVEGIYRLLLSDYSDPVNIGNPHEITIGDFAKEIIELTGTDQRVVYKELPQDDPLKRKPDITLAKEILDWEPKVTREEGMRITFEYFKTLSKEELDKREHKDFTKHIRR comes from the coding sequence ATGAAGAAAAGAGTTCTTATTACTGGCGCAGCTGGATTTTTAGGTTCGCATTTATGTGATCGATTTATAAAAGAAGGATATCGTGTGGTAGCAATGGATAACCTAATTACAGGAGATCTCAAAAATATAGAACATCTTTTTCCTTTAGAACAATTTGAATTTTATCATAATGATGTTAGTAATTATGTGCACGTCGCAGGTGAGTTAGATTACATTTTACATTTTGCGAGTCCAGCTAGCCCAATAGATTATTTAAAAATTCCTATCCAGACATTAAAAGTAGGATCCTTGGGAACGCATAATTTATTAGGCCTTGCTAAGGCTAAAAATGCACGTATACTTATCGCCTCTACCAGTGAGATTTATGGAGATCCATTAGTACATCCTCAAAGTGAAGATTACTATGGAAACGTAAACACCATAGGACCTCGTGGTGTGTATGATGAGGCAAAACGATTTCAGGAGTCCATTACTATGGCATACCATCGTTTCCATGGTCTAGAAACACGCATCGTGCGTATTTTTAACACCTATGGACCTAGAATGCGATTGAATGATGGACGTGTAATCCCTGCGTTCATGGGACAAGCACTGCGTGGAGAAGACATTACCGTTTTTGGAGATGGAAAACAGACTCGTTCTTTTTGTTATGTGGATGATCAAGTAGAAGGAATTTATAGATTACTCTTGAGTGATTACAGTGATCCAGTAAATATTGGGAATCCGCACGAGATTACAATTGGTGATTTTGCAAAAGAGATTATAGAACTTACTGGTACAGATCAAAGAGTGGTTTATAAAGAACTACCTCAAGATGATCCATTAAAGCGCAAACCAGACATCACACTAGCTAAGGAAATCTTAGACTGGGAACCTAAGGTAACTCGTGAAGAAGGAATGCGTATTACTTTTGAATATTTTAAAACACTTTCTAAAGAAGAATTAGATAAACGTGAGCACAAAGACTTTACAAAACATATCAGACGATAG